A genomic segment from Leptospira fainei serovar Hurstbridge str. BUT 6 encodes:
- a CDS encoding ArsR/SmtB family transcription factor, which yields MVQYEATVDHLSSTFAALADPTRRQILATLKNGEVTVKELAEPFSMSLPAITKHLKVLERAGLISRGREAQWRPARLEVGRLKEASDWIDRYRQLWEERFDRLDEYLRELQRKDFKDE from the coding sequence ATGGTTCAATACGAAGCGACAGTTGATCATTTAAGCAGTACCTTTGCTGCGCTTGCCGATCCGACACGCCGGCAAATTCTCGCTACGCTTAAAAATGGCGAGGTTACGGTTAAAGAACTCGCTGAACCATTTTCTATGAGTCTTCCTGCGATTACCAAGCACCTCAAAGTGCTGGAAAGAGCCGGCTTGATTTCGAGAGGAAGGGAAGCTCAATGGCGCCCCGCTAGATTGGAAGTCGGCCGATTGAAAGAAGCCTCCGATTGGATCGATCGATATCGCCAATTATGGGAGGAAAGATTTGATCGGCTGGATGAATATCTGCGGGAACTCCAACGGAAGGATTTTAAAGATGAATAG